Proteins co-encoded in one Fusarium fujikuroi IMI 58289 draft genome, chromosome FFUJ_chr06 genomic window:
- a CDS encoding related to aldehyde reductase II: protein MPREQHDMTGSNKIVLVTSANGFIATHVVKDILQKGYHVRGVVRSQASADAVLKTFRDSSEFLSVTVVPSMTVAGAFDQAVKVVDAVLHVASPFTLDVNDNETELLVPAIAMTKGLLESASMYGAEIKRIVITSSFAAMVDLKKGLWPGHTYNEADWNQVTYDYAKTADAGTAYVASKALAEKAAWSFVQDRKPHFDITVLCPPMVFGPPAHFLSFSALNIAAWDINRFISGELQDVPNTDFWGFVDVRDLATAHVRALEVPEAGNERFLIAGGRYSYQQTADVLRASSRIPDNEKAKIPRGRPGDNYPGPNVYELDNSKSIRILGVEYRSFEESIVDSAVKVVEARRKAGI, encoded by the exons ATGCCTCGAGAACAGCACGACATGACTGGGTCTAATAAGATTGTCCTTGTCACCAGTGCCAATGGCTTTATCGCCACTCACGTTGTGAAAGACATTCTGCAAAAAGGGTACCACGTACGAGGAGTCGTCAGGTCTCAAGCATCTGCCGACGCTGTTCTCAAGACTTTTCGTGACAGTTCAGAATTCCTTTCTGTAACTGTCGTTCCTAGCATGACGGTCGCGGGGGCTTTTGACCAAGCTGTCAAAGTTGTTGATGCG GTTCTTCATGTTGCGAGTCCGTTCACACTCGATGTCAATGACAATGAGACTGAGCTACTAGTACCGGCGATCGCGATGACCAAAGGCCTGCTGGAATCTGCTTCCATGTATGGCGCGGAAATTAAGCGAATCGTTATTACATCCTCCTTCGCTGCCATGGTCGACCTCAAAAAGGGATTGTGGCCCGGCCACACGTATAATGAGGCGGACTGGAACCAAGTTACCTACGATTATGCCAAAACTGCCGACGCCGGTACCGCATACGTTGCATCTAAGGCTTTAGCTGAAAAAGCTGCTTGGAGCTTTGTCCAGGATCGGAAGCCGCATTTCGACATTACTGTTCTGTGTCCGCCGATGGTCTTTGGTCCTCCCGCGCATTTCCTGTCCTTCTCAGCGTTGAACATTGCCGCCTGGGACATAAATCGATTCATCTCCGGAGAACTCCAAGATGTACCCAATACGGATTTCTGGGGCTTCGTTGATGTTCGGGATCTCGCAACGGCGCACGTCCGCGCTCTTGAGGTTCCTGAGGCTGGCAACGAGAGGTTTTTGATCGCTGGCGGTCGATATAGCTATCAGCAAACAGCGGATGTACTGCGGGCATCTTCGCGAATCCCCGACAATGAGAAGGCAAAGATACCGCGCGGCCGGCCCGGGGACAACTATCCAGGCCCCAATGTCTACGAATTGGATAATTCCAAGTCAATTCGCATTCTGGGTGTCGAGTATCGCTCATTTGAGGAGTCTATTGTTGATTCTGCGGTCAAGGTAGTTGAAGCGAGGCGCAAGGCAGGAATTTAG
- a CDS encoding MUC1-Extracellular alpha-1,4-glucan glucosidase — translation MRLQLGLLALWVSTAIAGTCQPGTVEGPYTAQNVAFDVICGQGLSGTSSYQSQAAMNAGTIEECMVACAQDPSCLAITWDNIGICNLFSVVTGSYSDYTDTAIRQQPSTSTSVASSTTSSAAATSSAAPECQAGTYTSSIDNVQFNTACGRHYVGTEISNGVAADLQGCMDMCASDLNCVAVSLSYSGNVCHLFSHTDYSTPDASWDLGVVSSRPSSADSTSSADSTSSADSTSSTDVTSSADSTSSAPAATSSTPPACQDGTYSGTTNQFTITCDASPNGYQTLSSLGNGYTLETCLQACDVDSQCDAAVFAENSGYCIVYQGALSDSYLSVGSDYIYKMPASSSSSSSSSTSISSTTPMSSTSSTTSSSASSTSSAAPLTCAQLGGTYTGASNTVFEITCEAILGGSPSSNTQANSFEQCMDLCQIDSACLGVSFFGSMNRCYTFDVYVGSSAAPPYDAAIIPARLPSTSSTSSADSTSTSATSASSTTVASVTETFTSTSSASTSTSSTSSTSTSASSDTSSSPMSSMTTSSTFTSLTSAFTSSSATSSQFTSSTATLSTTTSLTTTTSTPSTTLSTSTTLPTSSEPMSSDATSWSTVESRTQSESQSTFLSTYLSTSVVSESTLNPTTSASAESSPLSSILTPTATLSIETSTILTSASTENPSSETSSESTTVSLSSRGPEASSSSTSQATTETESTAQSSQQQTSPVTSVSPSESSTSASLTSSTTSSAPSASPRNIQVLDGYDFIACLRSDEGFPTFTEVATQANMTTEICVKLAAGSIYVGVYEETCYKADSLDGSEIVEDERCSLRCPGDPTVFCGGTTGGADRRRAIPSNRLLTIYRQEVFSSSSSSSAPSSRTSQASGTRAFSSTSASTAQISYTQSVYSSSISSPATSASSTVSESGSVSSTPFPTQPGSIRTIHVTKGVTYTEIVIAETVTTVTYVTINPSQPGVLITTCIPVTLQYTPCNCDHQEYPPVDMTTIISSCDACGFQGQDVVTMVVPVAACETGSGTYNPAGWIEGEAWNHGYTDQIEGHQVYTGNAADVKSQPQPTQGGQSGEGSDYENRSDIEAATEGSGGEAENKQPANPQPTQGKQNGKGPDYQNGLFSTQAAIHGPGDEPPKGKTAKPLPTQGKQNSKVPDHKNGQFSTQGATHGPGAEASKGRTASPQPTQGQQNGDRPGDEKDQSPFTVRTSADDNSKNRPIVSASQPSSALNPSKSLPPQDQRLASDSFPTETSVVSAPAPDTFTNPPQSVPVHGHHPAVSTTFATEVDVTKEAEAPDSTYRLSPLRSGESSSSPSLIPSSEACRNQVMYWSMMVVIVGVVLVF, via the exons ATGAGGCTGCAACTCGGACTGTTGGCCCTTTGGGTCAGTACAGCAATTGCAGGGACCTGCCAGCCGGGCACCGTCGAAGGCCCTTATACCGCTCAAAATGTGGCTTTCGATGTTATCTGCGGTCAGGGGTTATCGGGTACGTCGTCTTACCAAAGTCAAGCTGCTATGAATGCTGGCACCATTGAAGAGTGCATGGTGGCATGCGCACAAGATCCATCATGCCTTGCAATCACGTGGGACAACATTGGCATTTGCAATTTGTTCAGCGTGGTTACTGGTTCGTACAGCGACTATACCGATACAGCTATCCGCCAGCAGCCATCCACGTCGACATCCGTggcatcatcgacgactTCTTCTGCGGCGGCTACATCATCCGCCGCACCGGAATGTCAAGCTGGCACCTATACAAGTTCTATCGATAATGTGCAGTTTAATACTGCATGTGGAAGACATTACGTGGGCACTGAAATCTCCAATGGCGTCGCCGCTGATCTGCAAGGGTGTATGGATATGTGCGCAAGTGATTTAAACTGCGTTGCAGTGTCTTTGTCGTACAGCGGAAATGTCTGCCACCTCTTCAGTCACACTGATTATTCAACGCCCGATGCCTCCTGGGACCTGGGTGTTGTTTCATCGCGGCCATCTTCGGCTGATTCGACATCTTCGGCTGATTCGACATCTTCGGCTgattcgacatcttcaaccgaTGTAACATCTTCGGCTGACTCGACCTCGTCGGCACCCGcagcaacatcttcaacaccgccAGCTTGTCAGGATGGTACCTATAGTGGTACAACCAATCAGTTTACAATCACATGTGATGCCTCGCCAAATGGGTATCAAACACTGTCTAGTCTCGGGAATGGATATACCCTGGAGACATGCTTGCAGGCATGCGATGTTGATAGCCAATGCGATGCTGCAGTTTTCGCAGAGAACAGCGGTTACTGCATTGTATATCAGGGTGCCTTGTCAGATTCGTACTTAAGTGTAGGCTCTGATTACATTTACAAAATGCctgcatcatcctcatcatcctcatcatcttcaacctcaatatcctcaacaactccaatgtcctcaacatcttctacTACGTCGTCATCGGCATCATctacatcatcagcagcacCACTGACCTGCGCTCAACTGGGCGGTACCTACACCGGTGCTTCCAATACGGTATTCGAAATCACATGTGAAGCGATATTGGGAGgctctccttcttcaaacaCTCAAGCCAACAGCTTTGAGCAATGTATGGACTTATGCCAAATTGATTCAGCTTGCCTTGGAGTATCATTCTTTGGCTCTATGAATCGTTGCTACACGTTTGATGTGTATGTTGGTTCGAGCGCGGCTCCTCCTTATGATGCGGCTATCATCCCCGCCCGATtaccttcaacttcttctacATCTTCAGCCgattcaacttcaacatccGCAACATCTGCCTCATCCACAACTGTAGCATCTGTAACTGAAACCTTTACATCTACGTCGTCTGCATCCACATCTACGTCCTCTACATCCTCTACATCTACGTCTGCTTCTTCAGATACATCGTCTTCACCTATGTCTTCTATGACTACATCGTCTACGTTTACGTCTCTTACATCAGCATTTACGTCTTCGTCAGCTACATCATCTCAGTTTACGTCTTCCACAGCTACGCTTTCTACAACTACCTCACTTACGACTACAACATCCACCCCATCTACAACCTTATCAACCTCTACCACTTTACCTACATCATCAGAGCCCATGTCCTCAGACGCCACGTCATGGTCGACAGTGGAATCCAGGACACAATCTGAGTCTCAGTCTACGTTTCTGTCCACATACCTGTCTACTTCAGTTGTATCAGAGTCTACTCTGAACCCTACaacatcagcctcagcagaaTCCTCTCCACTTTCTTCTATTCTGACCCCTACTGCAACCTTGAGTATCGAGACCTCCACCATTTTGACCTCTGCTAGTACCGAGAACCCAAGCTCTGAGACGTCAAGTGAGAGTACCACTGTCTCTTTAAGTTCTAGAGGACCGGAAGCAAGCTCGAGCAGCACTAGTCAAGCTACAACAGAGACAGAGTCTACAGCGCAATCCAGCCAACAACAGACCTCGCCCGTGACAAGCGTTTCACCCTCGgaatcctcaacctcagcttcTTTGACTTCATCGACGACTTCATCAGCTCCTTCTGCAAGCCCAAGAAATATCCAAGTTCTTGATGGCTATGACTTTATCGCCTGTCTGCGATCCGATGAGGGGTTCCCAACCTTTACAGAGGTAGCAACCCAGGCCAACATGACCACAGAGATCTGTGTGAAGTTGGCTGCTGGAAGCATTTATGTCGGTGTTTATGAAGA GACTTGCTACAAGGCTGATTCCCTCGATGGATCTGAaattgttgaggatgagcgcTGCAGCCTCCGGTGTCCTGGCGATCCCACTGTATTCTGCGGAGGCACCACTGGTGGTGCAGACAGACGTCGTGCCATTCCGTCTAACCGTCTCTTGACAATCTATCGCCAGGaggtcttctcctcttcctcctcttcttctgcccCCTCTTCAAGGACTTCACAGGCTTCAGGAACACGGGCcttttcctcaacatccGCGTCAACTGCCCAGATAAGCTACACGCAATCAGTCTACTCTTCTTCAATATCCTCTCCAGCAacttcagcatcgtcaactGTTTCCGAGTCGGGATCAGTCTCTAGCACTCCATTTCCCACTCAGCCAGGGTCCATCCGAACCATTCACGTCACTAAGGGCGTCACATACACAGAGATTGTCATTGCAGAGACAGTAACCACTGTAACATATGTCACTATTAACCCAAGTCAGCCAGGGGTTCTTATCACTACTTGTATACCGGTAACGCTGCAGTATACTCCCTGCAACTGTGATCACCAAGAATATCCACCAGTAGATATGACCACCATTATTTCGTCTTGCGACGCTTGTGGCTTTCAGGGGCAGGATGTCGTCACCATGGTGGTGCCAGTTGCTGCTTGTGAGACTGGTAGTGGAACCTACAACCCCGCTGGTTGGATCGAGGGCGAGGCTTGGAACCACGGATACACTGATCAAATTGAAGGCCATCAGGTTTACACTGGCAATGCTGCAGATGTCAAATCCCAACCTCAGCCGACACAAGGAGGACAGAGCGGCGAGGGATCGGATTATGAGAATCGATCTGACATTGAAGCCGCAACTGAAGGATCAGGAGGCGAAGCGGAAAACAAACAGCCAGCGAACCCCCAGCCGACACAAGGGAAGCAAAATGGCAAGGGACCGGATTATCAGAACGGGCTCTTCAGTACCCAGGCCGCTATCCATGGACCAGGAGACGAACCACCAAAAGGAAAGACAGCCAAACCCTTGCCGACACAAGGAAAGCAGAATTCTAAGGTGCCGGATCATAAGAACGGTCAGTTCAGTACTCAGGGAGCAACTCACGGACCGGGAGCTGAAGCTTCAAAAGGAAGGACAGCCAGCCCCCAGCCGACACAAGGTCAGCAAAATGGCGATCGACCaggagatgagaaggaccAATCACCATTTACAGTCCGAACTTCGGCAGACGATAATTCCAAGAACAGGCCCATTGTGTCGGCCTCCCAACCCAGTAGCGCACTGAATCCTTCCAAGTCCTTGCCCCCACAGGATCAGAGACTTGCTTCTGACAGCTTCCCAACCGAGACAAGCGTTGTGTCAGCGCCGGCACCCGACACTTTTACTAACCCTCCCCAGTCAGTGCCTGTTCACGGGCATCATCCAGCTGTCTCAACGACGTTTGCTACTGAGGTAGACGTTACCAAAGAGGCTGAGGCACCCGATTCAACATATAGGCTCAGTCCTTTGCGATCTGGGGAGTCTTCATCCAGTCCATCGTTGATTCCTTCATCAGAAGCATGTAGAAATCAGGTCATGTACTGGAGTATGATGGTTGTTATAGTCGGAGTGGTGCTGGTATTTTGA
- a CDS encoding related to metallo-beta-lactamase domain protein translates to MATTQLRVVTRINHGIAQDMVSSLIVGSQAAVLVDVPLTIPQAKELVPWIRSNASVPLVAIFATHFHPDHYLAAHIILESFPEAELYATEKTVALINEIVEDKTAFWKSALGGENIANSPRIPKVFPSTFFLLPGNDIVHLLGPVNGDSPEQTMFWIPSIKTLIAGDVVYGSGMHMWLADLDDPLMTEAWLSSLRLIDSLGAERIIPGHALSDQDGFSGNKDTDHTRAYVRFFQKEIESKPRDTFTPDEITAMFDQAFPELAEMEEGSTSKLLLQINAQHFGKGGQRQKHDADLVSLQKSYTSAWDFSKN, encoded by the exons ATGGCGACTACACAGCTTCGAGTCGTAACCCGCATCAACCATGGCATTGCTCAAGACATGGTATCCTCTTTGATCGTGGGTAGTCAAGCAGCCGTACTCGTTGATGTACCCTTGACCATCCCCCAAGCAAAAGAGCTTGTCCCATGGATCCGATCCAACGCCAGCGTGCCATTAGTGGCGATATTTGCCACGCACTTCCATCCAGATCATTATCTCGCTGCTCACATCATCTTAGAGAGCTTTCCTGAAGCCGAGCTATATGCTACTGAGAAGACAGTGGCTTTGATCAATGAAATCGTCGAGGACAAA ACAGCCTTTTGGAAGTCGGCATTAGGGGGCGAAAACATTGCCAACTCGCCAAGAATCCCGAAGGTTTTCCCGTCaaccttctttttgcttccAGGAAACGATATCGTCCATCTTCTTGGACCTGTCAACGGAGACAGCCCTGAGCAGACCATGTTCTGGATCCCCTCCATTAAAACACTGATTGCCGGCGATGTCGTATACGGCAGTGGAATGCATATGTGGCTCGCTGACCTTGACGACCCGTTAATGACGGAAGCATGGCTCAGCTCTTTGCGACTCATCGACTCTCTCGGTGCAGAGAGGATTATTCCAGGACATGCACTTAGTGATCAAGACGGTTTCAGTGGAAATAAGGATACGGACCACACACGAGCGTACGTTCGCTTCTTCCAGAAAGAGATCGAGTCGAAACCGAGGGATACCTTCACGCCAGATGAAATCACCGCTATGTTTGATCAAGCTTTTCCAGAGTTGGcagagatggaagaaggtTCGACCTCGAAGCTTTTGCTCCAGATCAACGCTCAGCATTTTGGCAAGGGAGGCCAGCGACAAAAACACGACGCCGATCTAGTTTCACTTCAAAAGTCTTATACCTCAGCCTGGGACTTTAGTAAGAACTAA
- a CDS encoding related to monocarboxylate transporter 2, protein MAQTKTSLSSATRPDMNLETSEKHPHVEGLPEALPESQTVSPISETEYPEGGQEAWLVVIGGWFGLFCTFGLVTCVGVFLEYYQTGPLADYSPSSISWITSLQVFFQVGGSAVWGRVYDSYGPRYLLLIGAPVYVFGIMMLSLSTQYYQILLSQALLSSMGSGAVFTASLTSTTSWFRKKRGTVFGIVNSGSSAGGIVLPIMLSRLFKIIGFGWTLRAVGFMFLAFMAISCVLIRSRTPSKPRPFALSDYQRCLKEPVMVLTMFGGFLFFWGMFLPLNYIIIQAKASGVSSDLVPYLLPLINGISLIGRLTAGALADVIGQFNCMLIITTFTGILTLVLWIPGSQSTAAIMAYAVAFGYGSGGYVSIFPGCVGQISPIEEIGTRIGLASLVNAFGALTGSPLGGALISDKSGSGNSFMGLQLFCGCAMIASVLAYGTARYCQAGFRRTKV, encoded by the exons ATGGCTCAAACCAAGACTTCACTTTCAAGCGCTACCAGACCAGACATGAATCTCGAGACATCCGAGAAACATCCCCATGTAGAGGGACTACCAGAGGCACTACCAGAGTCTCAAACAGTATCTCCCATCAGCGAGACTGAGTACCCCGAGGGCGGACAGGAAGCATGGCTCGTCGTTATCGGAGGCTGGTTCGGCCTCTTCTGCACCTTCGGCCTCGTAACCTGCGTCGGTGTATTTCTCGAGTATTACCAGACAGGTCCTCTAGCAGACTACAGTCCCAGCTCCATTAGCTGGATCACCAGCTTGCAGGTCTTCTTCCAAGTCGGTGGTTCAGCAGTC TGGGGACGTGTCTACGACTCATACGGTCCTAGataccttcttctcatcggcgcTCCCGTATATGTCTTCGGTATAATGATGCTCTCTTTATCAACGCAATACTATCAGATCCTTCTCTCCCAGGCACTGCTTAGTTCCATGGGCTCAGGCGCCGTATTCACTGCTTCTCTTacatcgacaacatcatGGTTCAGAAAGAAGCGCGGAACAGTCTTTGGCATCGTCAACTCCGGATCCTCAGCCGGTGGTATAGTGCTACCCATCATGCTATCTCGTCTGTTCAAGATCATCGGCTTTGGGTGGACCTTGAGAGCTGTTGGTTTCATGTTTTTGGCTTTCATGGCGATTTCATGCGTCTTGATCAGGTCACGGACCCCGTCTAAACCGCGTCCTTTCGCGTTGTCAGATTATCAGCGATGCCTCAAGGAGCCAGTCATGGTGTTGACCATGTTTGgtggctttctcttcttttggGGAATGTTTCTACCGTTGAACTACATCATCATTCAGGCAAAGGCGAGCGGCGTTTCGTCCGACCTTGTTCCTTATCTTCTCCCGCTCATTAACGGTATCAGTCTGATCGGTCGTTTGACAGCAGGTGCACTGGCAGATGTCATCGGCCAGTTCAACTGCATGCTGATAATCACGACATTCACAGGCATCTTGACGCTGGTGCTCTGGATTCCGGGCAGTCAAAGTacagcagccatcatggcataTGCTGTTGCTTTTGGCTACGGCTCAGGTGGCTACGTATCCATCTTTCCTGGCTGTGTCGGACAGATCAGCCCAATTGAAGAGATCGGTACACGAATCGGACTCGCATCACTTGTAAATGCATTCGGGGCTTTGACGGGCAGTCCGCTTGGCGGTGCGTTAATCTCAGATAAGAGTGGGAGCGGGAATAGCTTCATGGGCTTGCAGTTGTTCTGTGGCTGTGCCATGATTGCTTCCGTGCTTGCATATGGGACTGCAAGGTATTGCCAGGCAGGTTTCAGAAGGACCAAGGTCTAG